Proteins encoded together in one Chitinophaga lutea window:
- a CDS encoding KUP/HAK/KT family potassium transporter, translating into MVKDFNKATLAGLIVALGIIYGDIGTSPLYVFKAIVGTNEISELLVIGGISCIIWTLTLQTTIKYVLLTLKADNKGEGGIFSLYALVRRHGKWTVVFGMIGGAALLADGIITPPITVTSAIEGLRTLPVFRDLGEWTIVKIVLAIISGMFFMQQFGTMSIGKMFGPIMIIWFSMLAVLGVSHIADDLSVLKAFNPYYAIELLTLYPHGFLILGAVFLCTTGAEALYSDLGHCGRGNIRISWIFVKSSLILNYLGQGAWLLTQKGKVLTGENPFFSIMPEWFVIFGVLIATIASIIASQALISGSFTLISEAMRLNLWPKLKINYPTELRGQLFIPGINLMLYVGCVAIVLIFKESSAMEAAYGLSITICMLMTSCLFAFYLYTRRVKLAWIGLYLAVYLTIEFSFLFANLVKFMHGGYVTVIVAGGLFLVMYIWFRSRKIKNRYVEFVKLEDYLPILQELSNDSSIPKYATHLVYMTSADNPKEIEHKIIYSVLNKKPKRADIYWFVHVDVVDEPYMSEYTVQTIIPNEVIRVEFRLGFRVEQRINLMFRMVVEDMVRNKEVNITSRYESLSKNNVVGDFQFIVMEKFLSHDNDLPLHERIIMRLYFILKKMGLSEERGFGLDSSYVTIEKFPLVVAPVTNLQLRRVADRHRYED; encoded by the coding sequence GTGGTTAAAGACTTCAATAAAGCTACCCTGGCCGGCCTCATCGTGGCCTTAGGAATTATCTACGGCGATATCGGTACCTCTCCGCTCTACGTTTTCAAGGCAATTGTGGGCACTAACGAAATCAGCGAGCTGCTCGTGATCGGCGGTATCTCCTGTATTATCTGGACCCTCACCCTGCAAACGACCATCAAGTATGTGCTGCTCACCCTGAAAGCCGATAACAAGGGGGAAGGCGGTATTTTTTCCCTCTATGCCCTCGTACGGCGGCATGGGAAATGGACCGTTGTTTTTGGGATGATCGGCGGCGCAGCCCTGCTGGCCGATGGTATCATTACCCCGCCTATCACCGTGACCTCTGCCATTGAAGGTTTGCGCACTCTGCCTGTTTTCCGTGATCTCGGGGAATGGACCATCGTGAAAATCGTATTGGCCATCATCAGCGGTATGTTTTTTATGCAGCAGTTCGGTACCATGAGCATCGGCAAAATGTTCGGCCCCATTATGATCATCTGGTTCAGTATGCTGGCGGTACTCGGTGTTTCCCATATCGCGGACGACCTGAGCGTGCTGAAAGCTTTCAACCCCTACTACGCAATTGAATTACTGACTTTATACCCGCACGGCTTCCTCATCCTGGGAGCGGTGTTCCTTTGTACCACCGGGGCGGAAGCCCTGTATTCGGATCTTGGCCACTGCGGCCGGGGCAACATCCGGATATCGTGGATTTTTGTAAAATCATCCCTGATACTCAACTATTTAGGCCAGGGCGCATGGCTGCTGACACAAAAAGGCAAAGTGCTGACGGGCGAAAACCCGTTTTTCAGCATCATGCCGGAGTGGTTCGTGATCTTTGGCGTGCTGATCGCCACTATCGCGTCCATCATCGCCAGCCAGGCCCTCATTTCGGGCTCATTTACCCTCATTTCTGAGGCTATGCGGCTGAACCTGTGGCCCAAGCTCAAAATCAATTATCCCACCGAATTAAGGGGCCAGCTCTTTATCCCGGGCATCAACCTGATGCTGTACGTGGGCTGTGTGGCTATCGTACTGATATTTAAGGAATCGTCGGCTATGGAGGCGGCCTACGGCCTGTCCATCACCATCTGTATGCTGATGACCTCTTGCCTGTTCGCATTCTATCTTTACACCCGAAGGGTAAAGCTGGCATGGATAGGGCTCTATCTCGCCGTATACCTTACCATCGAATTTTCATTCCTCTTCGCCAACCTCGTGAAATTCATGCACGGCGGTTATGTAACGGTGATCGTGGCCGGCGGCCTGTTCCTGGTGATGTACATCTGGTTCCGTTCCCGCAAAATCAAAAACCGTTACGTGGAGTTCGTGAAGCTGGAAGACTACCTGCCTATCCTGCAGGAACTCAGTAACGACTCTTCGATCCCGAAATACGCCACCCACCTGGTTTATATGACCAGTGCGGACAACCCGAAGGAGATCGAGCATAAGATTATCTATTCCGTACTCAATAAAAAACCCAAACGCGCCGACATTTACTGGTTTGTGCACGTGGACGTGGTGGATGAGCCGTATATGAGCGAATACACGGTGCAGACCATCATTCCCAACGAAGTTATCCGGGTGGAATTCCGGCTCGGTTTCAGGGTGGAACAACGCATCAACCTCATGTTCAGGATGGTGGTGGAAGATATGGTGCGGAACAAGGAGGTGAATATCACCAGCCGCTACGAATCCCTCAGCAAAAACAACGTGGTGGGCGATTTCCAGTTTATTGTGATGGAAAAATTCCTCTCGCACGATAACGACCTGCCGTTGCATGAACGTATCATTATGCGGCTGTACTTCATTCTTAAAAAGATGGGCCTGTCTGAAGAGCGCGGCTTCGGCCTCGATTCGAGCTATGTGACGATCGAAAAATTCCCACTGGTGGTGGCGCCTGTAACCAACCTGCAACTCAGGAGGGTAGCAGATCGTCACCGGTACGAAGATTAA
- a CDS encoding OmpA family protein, with product MASKKYLLLAGAMTLLAASPGFAQVKPSYDALDSSKVSAKNMAQFNSFRNHQSDYPAKPRNMWELGFHGGYHFIKGDVAALPGFGGGLSLRKALGHTFSIRGEYTGSFDYGLDYQKKVNTVGGAYNATANRNGFIVPAYKTATHQLSLDVIASLSNILFYKSQPKVNWYVLAGYGIMMADVDVDALDASGAAYNYSGINFGGKKKDIRDALKNLHDKKYEQNAPAQGNRVQIGRKDDNQLLRHALEVGTGVAFKVSKRFNIGIEEKLTLPFDDYLDGYTAGAYDGSKDFFSYTSVRLNFNLGNPNKRVEPLWWVNPLDFAYNELTSPRRMKLPQPVLPDADGDGVTDQFDREPNTPAGAPVDSHGVAKDTDGDGVPDYKDKQLITPTYCQPVDADGVGKCPDPECCKNIAPQVTCASLVLPSVSFKGSSTKVSSDMEAVLGSVANTLRQNPSCNVLVTGHAGAKGKKGGVDLSSRRVDAVIDYLADKQGIDRGRFIKQNTPGESSTVDLAPAN from the coding sequence ATGGCAAGCAAAAAGTACTTACTACTGGCAGGTGCAATGACTCTTCTGGCAGCATCTCCAGGTTTTGCGCAGGTTAAACCCTCATATGACGCCCTGGACTCCTCTAAAGTTTCGGCTAAGAATATGGCGCAATTCAACAGCTTCAGAAACCATCAGTCCGATTACCCGGCAAAACCCAGAAACATGTGGGAACTTGGTTTCCACGGTGGTTACCACTTCATTAAAGGTGACGTAGCGGCTCTCCCCGGTTTCGGCGGTGGTCTCTCCCTCAGAAAAGCTCTCGGTCATACCTTCTCTATCAGAGGTGAGTATACCGGTTCTTTCGACTACGGTCTGGATTATCAAAAGAAAGTTAACACAGTTGGTGGCGCATACAATGCAACCGCTAACCGTAATGGCTTCATCGTTCCGGCATATAAAACTGCCACACACCAACTCTCTTTGGACGTGATTGCTTCTTTGAGCAACATCCTGTTCTACAAATCACAGCCCAAAGTTAACTGGTACGTTCTGGCTGGTTATGGTATCATGATGGCTGATGTTGACGTTGACGCCCTGGATGCCAGCGGCGCAGCTTACAACTACAGCGGTATCAACTTTGGCGGCAAGAAAAAAGACATCCGCGACGCACTTAAAAATCTGCACGACAAGAAATACGAACAAAACGCTCCTGCACAAGGAAACCGTGTTCAGATCGGTCGTAAAGACGACAACCAACTCCTGCGTCATGCGCTGGAAGTAGGTACCGGCGTAGCTTTCAAAGTGTCTAAACGCTTTAACATCGGTATTGAAGAAAAACTGACCCTGCCCTTCGACGACTACCTGGACGGTTATACCGCCGGTGCTTACGATGGCAGCAAAGACTTCTTCTCTTACACCAGCGTTCGCCTGAACTTCAACCTGGGCAACCCCAACAAACGTGTTGAACCGCTCTGGTGGGTTAATCCCCTGGACTTCGCTTACAACGAGCTGACCAGCCCCCGCCGCATGAAATTGCCCCAACCCGTTCTGCCTGATGCTGACGGTGACGGTGTAACCGACCAGTTCGACCGCGAGCCGAACACTCCTGCCGGCGCTCCTGTTGATTCTCACGGTGTAGCGAAAGATACCGACGGTGACGGTGTACCTGACTACAAAGACAAACAACTCATCACTCCGACATATTGCCAGCCTGTTGACGCTGACGGCGTAGGTAAATGCCCGGATCCTGAGTGCTGCAAAAACATTGCTCCTCAAGTAACCTGCGCTAGCCTGGTTCTGCCTTCAGTTTCTTTCAAAGGCAGCTCTACCAAAGTATCCAGCGACATGGAAGCTGTACTGGGCAGTGTAGCAAACACCCTGCGTCAAAATCCTTCTTGTAATGTACTGGTTACCGGCCACGCTGGTGCTAAAGGCAAAAAAGGTGGTGTAGACCTGAGCAGCCGTCGTGTAGACGCTGTGATCGACTACCTGGCTGACAAACAAGGTATTGACCGCGGTCGTTTCATCAAACAAAACACTCCGGGTGAATCTTCAACTGTTGACTTAGCTCCTGCTAACTAA
- a CDS encoding polyprenyl synthetase family protein: MEEIKQLIGKELQDFEGKFADAVKSNVPLLDRIMHYIVKRKGKQIRPMFVILSARLFSPEINETTYRAAALVELLHTATLVHDDVVDDSLERRGFFSVNALWKNKIAVLVGDYLLTKGLLLSLNNKDFRSLEILTTAVKEMSEGELLQLEKTRKLDIKEDIYFEIIRRKTASLLASACAAGSWSTTENDDTVEQMRLFGEKVGIAFQIKDDLFDYGSANVGKPTGNDIREKKMTLPLIYTLQHCPPDQKRYIINIVKNHNTDKDKVNEVISLVRESGGIDYTRQKMLEYRDEALEILHRLPEGSIRNGLESLVRYTTDRKF; this comes from the coding sequence ATGGAGGAAATTAAACAACTGATCGGGAAGGAATTACAGGATTTCGAAGGAAAGTTTGCGGATGCAGTGAAGAGCAATGTTCCTCTGCTGGACCGGATTATGCACTATATCGTAAAACGGAAAGGCAAGCAGATCAGGCCCATGTTCGTTATTCTTTCAGCCCGCCTTTTCAGCCCGGAAATTAACGAAACCACCTACCGCGCCGCCGCTCTCGTAGAGCTGCTGCATACCGCCACGCTGGTGCACGACGATGTGGTGGACGATTCCCTGGAACGCCGTGGCTTTTTTTCCGTCAATGCCCTCTGGAAAAATAAAATAGCCGTACTGGTGGGCGACTACCTGCTCACGAAAGGACTGCTGTTATCATTGAACAACAAGGACTTCCGCAGCCTCGAAATCCTGACTACAGCTGTTAAGGAGATGAGTGAAGGGGAACTGCTCCAGCTCGAAAAAACCCGTAAACTGGATATTAAAGAAGACATATACTTCGAAATCATCCGCCGTAAAACGGCCTCCCTCCTCGCTTCCGCCTGCGCCGCCGGCTCCTGGAGCACGACGGAAAACGATGATACCGTCGAACAAATGCGCCTCTTCGGCGAAAAAGTCGGAATTGCCTTCCAGATCAAAGATGATTTATTCGATTACGGCTCCGCCAATGTGGGAAAACCAACAGGCAACGACATCCGGGAAAAGAAAATGACGCTCCCGCTGATTTACACCCTCCAGCATTGCCCCCCGGATCAGAAGAGATATATTATTAATATCGTCAAAAACCATAACACCGATAAAGACAAGGTCAACGAAGTGATCTCCCTGGTACGGGAAAGCGGCGGCATCGACTATACCCGGCAAAAAATGCTGGAATACCGTGATGAAGCCCTCGAAATCCTCCACAGGCTCCCGGAAGGCTCTATCCGCAACGGGCTGGAATCACTGGTTCGTTATACGACCGACCGTAAATTTTAG
- the recJ gene encoding single-stranded-DNA-specific exonuclease RecJ, whose amino-acid sequence MQKRWTVKKYQPKEEQQLQAALKIHPLLCRLLVQRGITKYDEAKHFFRPQLSDLHDPWSMKDMDKAIHRLEDAFFRREKILVYGDYDVDGTTAVATVYGFLQTIYDNIEFYIPHRSREGYGISLQGIEYARENDFSLVIALDCGIKSIEYIAYARSLGIDFIICDHHLPDAEVPDAVAILNPKQADCPYPYKELSGCGIGFKLISALAQQKNIPMEEVYRYLDLVATSIAADIVPITGENRILAFHGIHQVNEAPNAGIRALIDLSKLKEKLTTSNLVFVIAPRVNAAGRMDDARKAVNLFIEKDYDKAYSIAEVLHGDNQERKGVDMNITQEAVSIIQNDVALHSRKSTVLFQPHWHKGVVGIVASRLIDKYYYRPTIILTQSNDKVAGSARSVSGFNVYEAIHQCKDLLENYGGHFYAAGMTLKLENVEAFCKKFEEVVASTIQPDMLIPEIVIDTEISLSDLTPSFYNIMRQFEPLGPENLRPVFLARNLTDTGYSRIVKEEHLKLSVKQANGPSFSGIGFFMADKFDIVTSKKPFDMVFTLEENEWNGNTSLQLKAIDILPSR is encoded by the coding sequence ATGCAGAAACGCTGGACAGTAAAGAAATATCAACCAAAAGAGGAACAACAGCTGCAGGCCGCTTTGAAAATACATCCCCTGCTTTGCAGATTGCTGGTACAACGAGGGATCACAAAGTATGATGAAGCCAAGCACTTTTTCCGGCCGCAGCTCAGCGATCTTCACGATCCCTGGAGCATGAAAGACATGGATAAAGCCATCCACCGCCTCGAAGATGCTTTTTTCAGAAGAGAGAAAATCCTCGTATACGGGGATTACGACGTGGACGGTACAACAGCCGTAGCCACCGTGTACGGCTTCCTCCAAACCATTTATGACAATATCGAATTTTATATCCCGCACCGCAGCCGCGAAGGATACGGTATTTCGCTGCAGGGCATCGAATACGCCCGGGAAAACGACTTTTCACTGGTGATCGCACTCGACTGCGGCATCAAATCCATCGAATACATTGCCTACGCCCGCTCGCTGGGCATCGATTTTATTATCTGCGACCACCACCTTCCGGATGCGGAAGTGCCGGACGCCGTGGCCATCCTCAACCCGAAACAGGCCGACTGTCCCTATCCCTACAAGGAACTAAGCGGCTGCGGCATCGGTTTTAAACTGATCAGCGCCCTCGCCCAGCAGAAAAACATCCCCATGGAAGAGGTGTACCGCTACCTCGACCTGGTGGCGACCAGTATCGCCGCCGACATTGTGCCCATCACAGGCGAAAACCGCATACTGGCGTTCCACGGCATCCACCAGGTAAACGAGGCGCCCAATGCCGGCATCCGGGCACTCATCGACCTGAGTAAACTGAAAGAGAAACTGACCACGTCCAACCTCGTGTTTGTGATTGCCCCCAGGGTCAATGCGGCCGGCCGGATGGACGATGCCCGCAAAGCAGTGAACCTCTTCATCGAAAAAGATTACGATAAAGCCTATTCCATCGCGGAAGTGCTGCATGGCGATAACCAGGAAAGGAAAGGGGTAGACATGAATATTACGCAGGAAGCCGTGAGCATCATTCAAAACGATGTGGCCCTGCACAGCCGTAAATCTACCGTACTGTTCCAGCCTCACTGGCACAAGGGTGTGGTGGGCATCGTAGCCTCCCGGCTGATCGACAAATATTATTACCGCCCCACCATTATTCTCACGCAAAGCAATGATAAAGTGGCCGGCTCCGCCCGTTCCGTATCCGGCTTTAACGTATATGAGGCTATTCATCAGTGCAAAGACCTGCTGGAAAACTATGGTGGCCACTTTTACGCGGCAGGCATGACCCTCAAACTGGAAAATGTGGAGGCTTTCTGCAAGAAATTCGAAGAGGTGGTGGCGTCTACCATCCAGCCCGATATGCTGATCCCGGAGATCGTGATCGATACGGAAATCAGCCTGTCTGACCTGACTCCCTCATTTTACAATATCATGCGACAGTTTGAGCCGCTCGGCCCGGAAAACCTGCGTCCGGTGTTCCTGGCCAGAAACCTCACCGATACCGGCTATTCCAGGATTGTAAAAGAAGAGCATCTGAAATTGTCCGTCAAACAGGCGAACGGGCCCTCTTTTTCAGGTATCGGATTTTTTATGGCCGATAAATTTGATATCGTAACCAGCAAAAAACCGTTCGACATGGTGTTCACACTGGAGGAAAATGAATGGAACGGAAATACTAGCCTGCAACTGAAGGCGATCGATATTCTTCCGTCGCGCTAA
- a CDS encoding carboxylesterase family protein, translating into MHNHIKQFLMTKNFSCKTSVMAMLGFALLATVACSKQGGVAEPAPQNPGGSNTNPPETVDTSNFKPQQTGISFRKVTSPKSVTDYLLQIPATYNEKKTTRWPVIIFLHGVGGRGSDLNKVKNEGLAAIASRNLNFPYIVVSPQCKDNQWWDVQGLEAVYADVVKLYNVDTNRIYITGLSMGGYGTWDWASSAPGKFAAAVPICGGGAVSKACALKNLPVWAFHNADDPTVNVNQSREMVKAVKDCGGTLIKYTENPTGGHDAWTKAYNDPALYTWLNQQTRK; encoded by the coding sequence ATGCATAACCATATCAAGCAATTCCTGATGACGAAAAACTTCAGCTGCAAGACAAGTGTGATGGCCATGTTGGGCTTTGCGCTGCTGGCTACGGTGGCCTGTTCCAAACAGGGAGGAGTGGCAGAACCGGCGCCGCAGAACCCGGGAGGCTCCAATACCAATCCACCTGAAACAGTGGATACCAGTAACTTCAAACCGCAACAAACCGGTATTTCATTCAGGAAAGTGACGAGCCCTAAGAGCGTCACGGATTACCTGCTGCAGATTCCGGCCACGTACAATGAGAAAAAAACGACCCGCTGGCCCGTGATTATTTTCCTGCATGGTGTTGGCGGCCGGGGCAGCGACCTGAACAAGGTTAAAAACGAAGGATTGGCGGCGATAGCCTCCCGTAACCTCAATTTCCCGTATATCGTGGTATCGCCGCAATGTAAAGATAACCAGTGGTGGGACGTGCAGGGTCTGGAGGCCGTGTATGCGGATGTAGTGAAGCTGTATAATGTGGACACCAACCGGATTTATATCACGGGGCTGAGCATGGGAGGCTACGGCACCTGGGACTGGGCTTCCAGCGCACCGGGGAAATTTGCAGCGGCCGTGCCCATCTGCGGCGGTGGTGCCGTTTCCAAAGCCTGCGCGTTGAAGAATTTGCCGGTATGGGCGTTTCACAATGCCGATGATCCCACTGTCAACGTCAACCAAAGCCGGGAAATGGTGAAAGCTGTGAAAGATTGCGGCGGAACACTCATTAAATACACGGAAAATCCCACCGGCGGGCACGATGCCTGGACGAAGGCATATAACGACCCCGCATTGTACACCTGGCTGAACCAGCAAACGAGGAAATAG
- the htpG gene encoding molecular chaperone HtpG, translated as MQKGAIRVQTENIFPIIKKFLYSDHDIFLRELVSNAVDATQKLKTLASVGEFKGELGSLDITVTLDKEKKTITIADQGVGMTAEEVDKYINQVAFSGAEEFVKKYKGQENGANIIGHFGLGFYSSFMVSGQVEIFTKSWRPDTQAVRWECDGSPEYQLEETEKTSRGTNIVLHINEESEEFLDEHRIRTILEKFCRFLPVPIKFQDQQINNTTPAWVKKPSELSKEDYENFYKELYPFAEAPLFWIHLNVDYPFNLTGILYFPKITKSYEIQKDKINLYSNQVFVTDEVKNIVPEFLMLLHGVIDSPDIPLNVSRSYLQGDPNVKKINAHITKKVADKLDEMFRTDRKAFEEKWEHIGLFVKYGMMTEDKFLDKANKFHIMGDVSGTEYYTLEEYRTTAAALQTNKENKLVILYATNTVQQDSYIKAAQAKGYKVVKLDTLVDAGFINQMEMKWENVQFTRVDADIADNLINNEAQTQSVLSEEQEGKLKDLFGQQLPQPNIKVELKGLNTAEQPVIVTRSEFMRRMKDMAAMGGSMSSWAAGMPDEITMTVNANHPIYQQILKEGNGDRQQKQVRNLADLALLSQNLLTGADLTAFVQRSVELMGTE; from the coding sequence AGCTGGGCAGCCTGGATATTACGGTAACCCTCGACAAAGAAAAAAAGACCATCACGATTGCAGACCAGGGGGTGGGCATGACGGCGGAGGAAGTAGACAAATACATCAACCAGGTAGCGTTTTCCGGTGCGGAGGAATTCGTGAAAAAATACAAGGGCCAGGAAAACGGCGCCAACATCATTGGCCATTTCGGGCTGGGCTTTTATTCATCGTTCATGGTGAGCGGCCAGGTGGAAATTTTCACTAAATCCTGGCGGCCTGACACACAGGCCGTTCGCTGGGAATGCGACGGCAGCCCTGAATACCAGCTTGAAGAAACGGAGAAAACAAGCCGCGGCACCAACATCGTGCTGCATATCAACGAGGAAAGCGAAGAATTCCTTGATGAACACCGCATCCGCACCATCCTCGAAAAATTCTGCCGCTTCCTGCCGGTTCCCATCAAATTCCAGGATCAGCAGATCAACAACACCACACCGGCGTGGGTTAAAAAGCCCAGCGAACTGAGCAAGGAAGATTACGAGAACTTTTATAAAGAATTGTATCCCTTCGCGGAGGCGCCGCTGTTCTGGATTCACCTGAACGTGGACTATCCGTTTAACCTCACGGGCATTTTGTATTTCCCGAAAATCACCAAATCGTACGAGATACAGAAAGACAAGATCAATCTTTACAGCAACCAGGTATTTGTGACCGATGAAGTAAAAAACATCGTGCCCGAATTCCTGATGCTGCTGCATGGCGTGATCGATTCACCGGACATCCCGCTGAACGTAAGCCGCAGCTATTTACAGGGCGATCCCAATGTGAAAAAGATCAATGCCCACATCACTAAAAAGGTGGCCGACAAGCTGGATGAAATGTTCCGCACCGACCGGAAAGCCTTCGAAGAAAAATGGGAACACATCGGCCTGTTCGTGAAGTACGGGATGATGACGGAAGACAAATTCCTCGATAAAGCCAACAAGTTCCATATCATGGGCGATGTGAGCGGAACGGAGTATTATACGCTCGAAGAATACCGCACTACCGCCGCCGCGCTGCAAACAAATAAAGAAAACAAACTGGTGATACTGTACGCCACCAATACGGTGCAGCAGGATAGTTATATCAAAGCCGCGCAGGCCAAGGGGTATAAGGTAGTGAAGCTCGATACGCTGGTGGATGCCGGTTTCATCAACCAGATGGAAATGAAGTGGGAAAACGTACAGTTCACCCGCGTGGATGCCGACATTGCCGACAACCTGATCAACAACGAGGCGCAAACACAGAGCGTGTTGAGCGAAGAGCAGGAAGGCAAGCTGAAAGACCTGTTCGGTCAGCAACTGCCGCAGCCCAATATCAAGGTGGAGCTGAAGGGCCTCAACACGGCCGAGCAGCCGGTGATCGTTACCCGTTCCGAATTCATGCGGCGCATGAAAGATATGGCGGCCATGGGAGGTTCCATGAGCAGCTGGGCTGCGGGTATGCCCGATGAAATCACCATGACGGTGAATGCCAATCATCCCATTTATCAGCAAATCCTCAAAGAAGGGAACGGTGACCGTCAGCAGAAGCAGGTGCGCAACCTGGCCGACCTGGCGCTGCTCTCCCAAAATTTATTGACAGGGGCCGACCTGACGGCGTTTGTGCAGAGAAGCGTGGAGCTGATGGGAACAGAATAA